In Anaerostipes hadrus ATCC 29173 = JCM 17467, a single genomic region encodes these proteins:
- a CDS encoding oligosaccharide flippase family protein produces the protein MGKYKYLFKNIGIMTISNFGTKILSFLMVPLYTNLLSTSEYGTYDLYQTTLFLFVPILSLNIADAIMRFSMDKNQKLEEIIGIAFRIFLKATAVCIVLTVINYKLNIFKVFNSYIHFFCIYFAVSLLFDILSQFARGTEKILDVGIAGIISSVTMLVSNILFLVYFHMGLTGYFLANCLAYILSDAYLFIRLKIWKYIKVQNINKEVQKEMVKYSVPMGLGNIGWWINNVSDRYIVTWICGVGVNGIYSVAYKIPSLLSMFQQIFNQAWTISAVKEYDSNKNEFYSNVYNCYNIGMILTCSVLILFDKVIAKILFGKGFYLAWQYAPFLMISVVFGALVQLLGGIFAATKESVVFGKTIMIGAVINTILNIVLVYCMGAIGAAVATSVSYMIIWAIRLREIYKRMELNINLKKDIFAYIILYVQAIGLIISNNFLKESIIIQIVSLLILILIYFRTIKKYLMRILKR, from the coding sequence ATGGGAAAGTATAAATATTTATTTAAAAATATAGGGATTATGACTATTAGTAATTTTGGAACAAAAATACTTTCATTTTTAATGGTTCCATTGTATACTAATTTACTTTCAACTAGTGAATATGGTACATATGATTTATATCAAACAACATTATTTTTATTTGTTCCTATTTTATCATTGAATATAGCAGATGCAATCATGCGTTTCAGCATGGATAAAAATCAAAAATTAGAAGAAATTATAGGAATTGCATTTAGAATATTTCTAAAAGCAACAGCTGTTTGTATTGTTTTAACAGTTATAAATTATAAATTAAATATTTTTAAAGTATTTAATTCGTATATACACTTTTTTTGTATATATTTTGCTGTTAGCTTATTGTTTGATATTTTAAGCCAATTTGCAAGAGGTACAGAAAAGATTTTAGATGTTGGTATAGCTGGAATTATTAGTTCAGTTACAATGTTAGTAAGTAATATTTTATTTTTAGTATATTTTCATATGGGATTAACAGGATATTTTCTAGCTAATTGCTTGGCATATATATTATCAGATGCTTATTTGTTTATACGATTAAAAATATGGAAATATATTAAAGTACAAAATATTAATAAAGAAGTTCAGAAAGAAATGGTAAAATATAGTGTGCCAATGGGATTAGGAAATATAGGTTGGTGGATTAACAATGTTTCTGATAGGTATATAGTTACATGGATTTGCGGAGTAGGTGTGAATGGAATATATTCAGTTGCCTACAAAATACCATCTTTATTATCTATGTTCCAACAAATATTTAATCAAGCATGGACTATATCAGCTGTAAAAGAATACGATTCTAATAAAAACGAATTTTATAGTAATGTATACAATTGTTATAATATAGGAATGATACTGACATGTTCTGTTTTAATATTGTTTGATAAAGTGATTGCAAAAATCTTGTTTGGAAAAGGATTTTATTTAGCATGGCAGTATGCTCCATTTTTAATGATTTCTGTAGTTTTTGGAGCATTGGTACAGTTATTAGGTGGGATATTTGCAGCTACAAAAGAATCTGTGGTTTTTGGAAAAACTATTATGATAGGTGCAGTTATTAATACAATTTTAAATATTGTTTTAGTATATTGCATGGGAGCAATAGGAGCGGCTGTAGCGACATCTGTATCATATATGATTATATGGGCAATTCGATTAAGGGAAATATATAAAAGAATGGAATTGAATATAAATTTAAAAAAAGATATATTCGCTTATATAATATTATATGTGCAAGCTATAGGATTAATTATAAGTAATAATTTTTTGAAAGAAAGTATAATAATTCAGATTGTAAGTCTGTTAATTTTGATTTTAATTTATTTTAGAACAATAAAGAAATATTTAATGAGAATATTAAAAAGATAA
- a CDS encoding VanZ family protein, whose amino-acid sequence MLKEVTKRIVTNVLIAFYQPLLFAILLSMLFMFMYLYVHYPEESQKNWLSAVKVWGKHLKRDSKFRKMFYLSFCCAMILFRTLLNRSISTNPLEDVWGVWGIYKFDVNLGQMVLTTECIENVILFVPYMILILYNFSDRLLKDNLKLSQILKKSFLISFLSSFVIETLQLIFHVGTFQISDLFFNTLGGIAGGIIYFLVQT is encoded by the coding sequence ATGCTAAAAGAAGTTACAAAAAGAATAGTTACCAATGTATTAATAGCGTTTTATCAGCCGTTATTATTTGCTATTTTGCTTTCGATGTTATTTATGTTTATGTATTTATATGTCCACTATCCAGAAGAGTCGCAAAAAAATTGGCTTTCAGCGGTTAAAGTATGGGGAAAACATTTAAAAAGAGATTCAAAATTCAGAAAAATGTTTTATTTATCATTTTGTTGTGCGATGATTTTATTTCGGACATTATTAAACAGGTCAATTAGTACTAATCCATTAGAAGATGTATGGGGAGTTTGGGGAATATATAAATTTGATGTTAATCTTGGACAAATGGTGTTAACAACAGAATGTATAGAAAATGTGATATTATTTGTGCCATATATGATATTGATATTATATAATTTTTCAGATAGGTTATTGAAAGATAATTTGAAATTAAGTCAGATATTAAAGAAAAGTTTTTTGATTTCTTTTTTGAGTTCATTTGTGATAGAGACGTTGCAATTAATTTTTCATGTTGGAACGTTTCAGATATCAGATTTGTTTTTTAATACATTGGGTGGAATAGCAGGAGGTATAATATATTTTCTTGTACAAACTTAA
- a CDS encoding nucleotidyltransferase family protein codes for MNTTLIIMAAGIGSRFGEGIKQLAQMGPNGEIIMDYSIHDAKEAGFNKVVFIIRKDIFKEFEEIIGNRIKEQIDVEYVFQELDDLPEGFEVPEGRTKPWGTGQAVLCCKDVVKEPFVIINADDYYGKEAFVKLHDFLVSGEDLGREFTMGMGGFILKNTLSDNGTVTRGVSVVDENGLLSQVHETTGIEMGEDGQIKCDSEEVQEWISPEDKVSMNMWAGYPEFLDFLAEDFIDFLANVEEGDLKSEYLLPNIVDKLLKEERANVKVLETQDRWFGVTYKEDKETVQKAFRELIADGVYAEKLWE; via the coding sequence ATGAATACAACATTAATTATCATGGCAGCAGGAATTGGCTCTAGATTTGGAGAAGGAATCAAACAGTTAGCCCAGATGGGACCAAACGGAGAGATCATCATGGATTATTCCATTCATGATGCAAAAGAAGCAGGATTTAATAAAGTAGTCTTTATTATCCGCAAAGACATTTTCAAGGAGTTCGAAGAGATTATCGGAAACAGGATCAAAGAACAGATCGATGTCGAATATGTATTTCAGGAGCTTGATGATCTGCCAGAAGGTTTTGAAGTACCAGAAGGAAGAACAAAACCATGGGGAACAGGACAGGCAGTCTTATGCTGCAAAGATGTAGTGAAAGAACCATTTGTGATCATCAATGCAGATGATTATTATGGAAAAGAAGCATTTGTGAAACTGCATGATTTCTTAGTATCTGGAGAAGACCTTGGAAGAGAATTTACCATGGGAATGGGCGGATTCATTTTAAAGAACACATTAAGCGACAATGGAACAGTGACCAGAGGAGTCAGTGTTGTCGATGAGAATGGTTTATTAAGTCAGGTACATGAGACAACAGGAATCGAAATGGGAGAAGACGGACAGATCAAATGCGACAGTGAAGAAGTACAAGAATGGATCAGTCCAGAAGATAAAGTATCCATGAACATGTGGGCAGGATATCCAGAATTTTTAGATTTCTTAGCAGAAGATTTCATAGATTTCCTTGCGAATGTGGAAGAAGGAGATTTAAAGAGCGAATATCTGTTACCGAACATCGTGGACAAGCTTTTGAAAGAAGAAAGAGCGAATGTGAAGGTGCTGGAGACACAGGATCGTTGGTTTGGAGTTACATATAAGGAAGATAAAGAGACTGTGCAGAAGGCTTTTAGGGAGTTGATTGCTGATGGAGTTTATGCGGAGAAGCTTTGGGAGTAG
- a CDS encoding Shedu anti-phage system protein SduA domain-containing protein, with protein sequence MRLQERDYLEGLTEKEQEKYREILEEEKRRAGGFGRVYMFREYPKAVRHCLSLFPNNYLDINNLQNEELLKEKNQEFSKIISDNECIERNITKYINKNDGFHIIGSILKCGGYNFGHHDAFLFPEFQLGSSMRPDYLLIGKSSGGYEFIFVELESVYGRITTKDGQLGECFHKGIYQVKDWSRWLQANYDSLFGKFKELKNREECLPEEFIEYDESRMHYVVVAGRRSDFNDLTYRIARESFLKENIKLLHYDNLIDFSNSIVGELSY encoded by the coding sequence ATGAGATTACAAGAGAGAGATTATTTAGAAGGGTTAACAGAGAAAGAGCAAGAAAAATACAGGGAAATTTTAGAAGAAGAAAAAAGACGAGCTGGTGGATTTGGAAGAGTATATATGTTTAGAGAGTATCCAAAGGCTGTAAGACATTGTTTAAGTTTATTTCCTAATAACTATTTAGATATAAATAATTTGCAAAATGAGGAATTATTAAAAGAGAAAAATCAGGAGTTTAGTAAAATAATTTCTGATAATGAATGTATTGAGAGAAATATTACAAAGTATATAAATAAAAATGATGGGTTTCATATAATAGGATCAATATTAAAGTGTGGAGGATATAACTTTGGTCATCATGATGCGTTTTTATTTCCAGAATTTCAATTAGGAAGTTCTATGAGACCAGATTATTTATTGATAGGGAAGAGTTCAGGAGGATACGAATTTATTTTTGTAGAATTAGAAAGTGTATATGGAAGAATTACGACTAAAGATGGGCAATTGGGAGAGTGTTTTCACAAAGGAATATATCAAGTGAAAGATTGGTCAAGATGGTTGCAAGCAAATTATGATTCTTTGTTTGGAAAATTTAAAGAGTTAAAAAATAGAGAAGAATGTTTACCAGAAGAATTTATTGAATATGATGAAAGTAGAATGCATTATGTAGTCGTTGCAGGGAGAAGATCAGATTTTAATGATTTGACTTATCGAATAGCCAGAGAATCATTTTTAAAAGAGAATATAAAGTTATTACATTATGATAATTTAATTGATTTTTCAAATAGTATTGTTGGTGAATTGTCATATTAA
- a CDS encoding AbiH family protein, which translates to MSKKEQVLILGNGFDLAHDLPTKYEEFLKFTEYVLALSDTSFYENQNQEKASRIIKTLLEEKCELKDGKDEKVEKFLIENAQIDIKLVELLNNNKWVYYFKTNKENRKENWIDFESEIADVIKLLEEIRKKYYVKAVRKIDEIEGIKEYDIFLDCMGLDKNPNGNKITSKDFENINKILLKDLENLIEALETYLRDYVGKYDIDSYSQNIIDLNPKYILSFNYTDTYEKIYKLGDEEKLYCYIHGKIRRNKKESCNMILGIDEYLEDDERQENDDFLEFQKYYQRIKKQTYFSFNKWLEQLKDENKNNKIKVYIFGHSLDVTDKDILLEFLKNKNCEVYIFYKDKKAYGSQIANLIKLIGREELLERLKNQIKFIKQTDMKKIKDSTFDVERDIRKLSILDKMNDEEMDNLLAKLKMKITDRDTKYFQNQENVVRVFYEMYEKKLVSKKCAELMLQVIEGFEKSESFNVDDWFYISIDQREYQPKGLVEFINKVKDLNERKKKVIEENGDLEQSKIRIEGKDILEEYETRRDLQEEECKKLIEEVLKSMKDQKNCEIIMRKLSSIIINNTLVAQKVLVDIKKDETTSRNNKIRINSLLHDCEEIEYIRDQVERDMKQEAEALLDERNLN; encoded by the coding sequence ATGAGTAAAAAAGAGCAAGTATTGATTTTAGGAAATGGATTTGATTTAGCACATGATTTACCAACAAAATATGAAGAATTTTTAAAATTTACAGAATATGTATTAGCATTATCAGATACAAGTTTTTATGAGAATCAAAATCAAGAAAAGGCATCGAGAATAATAAAGACATTATTAGAAGAAAAATGTGAGTTGAAAGATGGAAAAGATGAAAAGGTAGAAAAATTTCTGATAGAAAATGCCCAGATAGATATTAAATTAGTAGAGTTATTAAATAATAATAAATGGGTATATTATTTTAAAACAAATAAGGAAAACAGAAAAGAAAATTGGATTGATTTTGAAAGTGAAATAGCAGATGTTATTAAATTATTGGAAGAAATTAGAAAAAAATATTATGTGAAGGCTGTAAGAAAAATAGATGAGATAGAAGGTATAAAAGAATATGATATTTTTTTGGATTGTATGGGATTGGATAAAAATCCAAATGGGAATAAAATCACCTCAAAGGATTTTGAAAATATCAATAAAATATTGTTAAAAGATTTAGAAAATTTAATAGAGGCATTAGAAACATATTTAAGAGATTATGTGGGAAAATATGATATAGATAGTTATAGTCAAAATATTATAGATTTGAATCCTAAATATATACTTTCATTTAATTATACAGATACATATGAAAAAATATATAAGTTGGGAGATGAAGAAAAATTATATTGTTATATTCATGGAAAAATACGAAGAAATAAAAAAGAAAGTTGTAATATGATACTAGGTATAGATGAGTATTTAGAAGATGATGAGAGACAAGAAAATGATGATTTTTTAGAATTTCAAAAATATTATCAACGAATTAAAAAGCAAACATATTTTTCATTCAATAAATGGCTGGAACAATTAAAAGATGAAAATAAAAATAATAAAATAAAAGTTTATATATTTGGTCATTCATTAGATGTCACAGATAAAGATATATTGCTAGAATTTTTAAAAAATAAGAATTGTGAAGTGTACATATTTTATAAAGATAAAAAAGCATACGGAAGTCAAATTGCCAATTTGATTAAATTAATAGGAAGAGAAGAATTATTAGAACGATTGAAAAACCAAATAAAATTTATCAAACAAACAGATATGAAAAAAATTAAAGATAGTACATTTGATGTAGAAAGAGATATAAGAAAATTATCAATTTTAGATAAAATGAATGATGAGGAAATGGATAATTTGTTGGCTAAATTAAAAATGAAGATAACAGATAGAGATACAAAATATTTTCAAAATCAAGAAAATGTGGTTAGGGTGTTTTATGAAATGTATGAAAAGAAATTGGTATCAAAAAAATGTGCAGAACTTATGCTTCAGGTTATAGAAGGTTTTGAAAAATCAGAAAGTTTTAATGTAGATGATTGGTTTTATATATCAATAGATCAAAGAGAATATCAACCTAAAGGATTGGTAGAATTTATTAACAAAGTTAAGGATTTGAATGAAAGAAAGAAAAAAGTAATAGAAGAGAATGGTGATTTAGAGCAATCTAAAATAAGAATTGAAGGAAAGGATATTTTAGAAGAATATGAAACAAGAAGAGATTTGCAAGAAGAAGAATGTAAAAAATTAATTGAAGAAGTATTAAAAAGTATGAAAGACCAAAAGAATTGTGAAATTATAATGCGTAAATTATCAAGTATAATAATTAATAATACATTGGTTGCACAAAAAGTATTGGTAGATATAAAAAAAGATGAAACAACAAGTAGAAATAATAAAATTCGAATTAATTCATTATTACATGATTGTGAAGAAATAGAATATATACGTGATCAAGTAGAGCGGGACATGAAACAGGAGGCGGAGGCATTACTAGATGAGAGAAACTTAAATTAA
- the tnpA gene encoding IS66 family insertion sequence element accessory protein TnpA, producing MRAKRRTEQEQYEIIMECRQSGLSDHQWCLEHDINPGTFYNWVRRFRKQACEFPAPAGKDRFQAIHQEVVKMEIIPDQSTDLYGPSSTEDIAEITKPVATMELQIGQAVLRISNQTDPRLLEQTLKLIGAFSC from the coding sequence ATGAGAGCAAAAAGACGTACCGAACAGGAACAGTATGAAATCATTATGGAATGCAGACAGAGCGGACTTTCTGATCACCAGTGGTGTCTGGAACATGACATCAATCCAGGAACTTTTTATAACTGGGTCCGTCGTTTTCGCAAGCAGGCTTGTGAATTTCCAGCACCAGCAGGAAAAGACCGGTTTCAGGCGATCCATCAGGAAGTTGTAAAAATGGAGATCATTCCAGACCAGTCAACCGATCTTTATGGACCGTCTTCTACAGAAGATATTGCAGAGATCACAAAACCCGTTGCAACAATGGAACTTCAGATCGGACAGGCTGTTCTGCGGATCAGTAATCAGACCGATCCACGATTACTGGAACAGACATTAAAACTTATAGGAGCATTCTCATGTTAG
- the tnpB gene encoding IS66 family insertion sequence element accessory protein TnpB: MLGDISVVDDIYIVCGYTDMRKQIDGLYSIVKDQL; the protein is encoded by the coding sequence ATGTTAGGCGATATCTCTGTTGTGGATGATATTTATATTGTCTGTGGATATACGGATATGAGAAAACAGATCGATGGATTATATTCGATCGTGAAGGATCAGTTGTAA
- a CDS encoding NAD-dependent epimerase/dehydratase family protein, with the protein MNILLVGGSCSLINSMILKLRKEGHRIFLLTGDKYRHNKYERVFEKYEFSYDCENLNDILESVNADVTILMGAFDTNYCWNGEERETVFFISHLVNILVAYSVKNKKRLIFLSSDEIYNGNYTEDIKEEEPFSGVGIRADALSQAEEICDNFRINRSLDIITLRLDHLYNIPKERKDVNNICADMCLNCMCDGHIKAKTDHTFSLLYENDAVEYIYQFIKTSNHKYSLYNLSSNDVVSEVKLAAMIQKAMEIESNIVAFSDSNGRCVLSGNRFEREFGVHAFGNLEKNIKDMVSYMKKHESVFLKGDDLKLSWWKMLYEKWKWLIRTLFPFFENLVCFVPFFMMNNRTVGSEYFANLDPFLLYVLLFAIVYGQQQATFSAILAVAGYMFRQMYTRNSFEVLIDYNTYVWIAQLFILGLVVGYMRDQIRIMRLESQELEEHLHRQIVDIQDINESNVRVKEVMEQQLIDHKDSIGKIYSITAGLEQHMPDEVIFYAVEMLGKLMKTKDVALYNVVSKDYARIFSASSQKARSLGNSIRYREMTDIYDALKEQKVYINKKMDEQYPLMARGIYEGEEVQMIVMMWGLSWEKMTLGQANFLTVVSYLIQNAVLRAQRYMQALEEKRYSQNSRILEPEAFESLVQAYMKAKLKNLVECVLIKVDVQNSEYQKTDEQMSGYMRDSDYMGMLPDGNLYVLLTNTTREGAVIVQDRFEKNGYKTEYVEMMSVCHRE; encoded by the coding sequence ATGAATATTCTGCTGGTCGGAGGCTCCTGCAGCCTGATAAACAGTATGATCCTGAAATTAAGAAAAGAGGGACACAGAATTTTTCTGCTGACGGGAGATAAATATAGACATAATAAATATGAAAGAGTATTTGAAAAATACGAGTTTTCTTATGATTGCGAGAATCTGAATGATATTCTGGAAAGTGTAAATGCAGATGTAACAATTCTTATGGGTGCGTTTGATACAAATTACTGTTGGAATGGGGAGGAAAGAGAGACAGTTTTTTTTATTTCTCATCTTGTCAATATTCTGGTTGCTTATTCAGTAAAAAACAAAAAAAGATTGATTTTTCTTTCTTCAGATGAAATTTATAATGGAAACTACACGGAAGATATAAAGGAAGAAGAACCCTTTTCCGGAGTGGGAATCAGAGCGGATGCACTGTCACAGGCAGAAGAGATCTGCGATAATTTCAGAATCAACAGAAGTCTGGATATTATAACTTTGCGTCTGGATCATCTCTACAATATTCCGAAAGAGAGAAAAGACGTAAATAATATTTGTGCAGATATGTGTCTGAACTGCATGTGTGACGGGCATATTAAGGCAAAAACAGACCATACATTTTCACTTCTCTATGAAAATGATGCAGTAGAGTATATTTACCAGTTTATAAAAACCAGCAACCACAAATATAGTCTTTATAATTTATCTTCTAATGATGTAGTAAGTGAAGTAAAACTTGCAGCTATGATTCAGAAAGCTATGGAAATCGAATCGAATATTGTCGCTTTTTCCGACAGTAATGGAAGATGTGTTTTGTCGGGCAATCGTTTTGAAAGAGAATTTGGAGTTCATGCATTTGGTAATCTTGAGAAGAATATAAAAGACATGGTTTCTTATATGAAGAAACATGAATCAGTTTTCCTGAAGGGGGATGACTTAAAGCTTTCATGGTGGAAAATGCTTTATGAAAAATGGAAATGGCTGATCAGGACACTTTTTCCGTTTTTCGAGAATCTGGTATGTTTTGTTCCGTTTTTCATGATGAATAACAGGACTGTGGGCAGTGAATATTTTGCAAATCTGGATCCGTTTCTTTTGTATGTGCTGCTATTTGCAATTGTATATGGGCAGCAGCAGGCGACGTTTTCTGCAATATTGGCAGTTGCAGGTTATATGTTCCGGCAGATGTATACCAGAAATAGTTTTGAGGTACTGATAGATTATAACACTTATGTCTGGATCGCACAGCTTTTTATCCTGGGGCTTGTAGTAGGATATATGAGAGACCAGATACGTATCATGCGCCTGGAGAGTCAGGAACTGGAAGAACATTTGCACAGACAGATTGTGGATATCCAGGATATCAATGAAAGTAATGTCCGTGTAAAAGAGGTCATGGAGCAGCAGCTGATCGACCATAAGGACAGTATCGGTAAAATTTACAGCATTACAGCAGGACTGGAACAGCATATGCCGGATGAGGTTATTTTCTATGCAGTGGAAATGCTGGGAAAACTTATGAAGACAAAGGATGTAGCCCTCTATAATGTGGTCAGTAAAGATTATGCCCGTATCTTTTCTGCAAGTTCCCAAAAGGCGAGAAGTCTTGGAAATTCAATCCGTTACAGGGAGATGACGGACATTTATGATGCATTAAAAGAGCAGAAGGTATATATTAATAAGAAAATGGATGAGCAGTATCCACTTATGGCAAGAGGAATCTACGAAGGTGAAGAGGTACAGATGATCGTTATGATGTGGGGACTAAGCTGGGAAAAAATGACCCTTGGACAAGCCAATTTTCTTACAGTCGTCAGCTATCTGATTCAGAATGCAGTCCTCAGGGCACAGAGATATATGCAGGCACTGGAAGAGAAGCGTTATAGCCAGAATTCCAGAATCCTGGAACCGGAAGCATTTGAGTCCCTGGTTCAGGCATATATGAAGGCAAAACTGAAAAATCTTGTAGAATGTGTATTAATTAAAGTAGATGTTCAGAACTCGGAATATCAAAAAACGGATGAGCAGATGTCCGGATATATGAGGGACAGTGATTACATGGGAATGCTGCCTGATGGAAATCTGTATGTCCTGCTTACCAACACAACCAGAGAGGGTGCTGTTATTGTACAGGACAGATTTGAGAAGAATGGCTATAAAACAGAATACGTGGAGATGATGTCAGTATGTCACAGAGAATGA